From Saccopteryx leptura isolate mSacLep1 chromosome 3, mSacLep1_pri_phased_curated, whole genome shotgun sequence, one genomic window encodes:
- the MROH6 gene encoding maestro heat-like repeat-containing protein family member 6 isoform X3, whose protein sequence is MAGGVWGRARGGPVGALTLTALAERIRTSQGQPMRPPSQGPQPEPELKPEAEPAAAREPCSPSPAQESDPKGPNQTLQSSWEKGTLSDLALYTAACLEEASLTGTQATAFTLSSALEARGERLEDQVHALVLGLLAQVPSLAEGRPRQAALRVLSSLALEHSQDVVCALLPCSLPPDRAAAELWRSLSRNQRVNGQVLVQLLWALKGTAGPEQKALAAIRALGEMLSVSGCVGATRGFYPHLLLALVTQLHELAQGPHCLDSPRVWAPSDRGPPHSHASCAVEALKALLTGDGGRMVVTCMEQAGGWRRLAGHHTHLEGVLLLARLRSTNNTQRLTAMAFFTGLLQSGPTARLLQEEVILERLRAWQGDPDPTVRWLGLLGLGHLALNRGKVRHVKVLLPVLLGALGEGDVRLVGAALGALRRVLLQPQAPVRRLSTELGPYLPPLLDDARDSIRSSAVGLLGTLVRRGRGGLRLGLRGPLRKLVLKSLVPLLLRLHDPSLDAAESSEWTLARCDRALRWGLLEEVVTVAHYDSPEALSRICRHLVQWYPNHVPSFLSQTQGYLRSPQDPLRRAAAVLIGFLVHHTSPRRINQDLLDSLFQDLGQLQSDPEPAVVAAAQVSSQQVGAGLSPVKAGGPSLAPHCTVVSSGTLQLRCTLGLVLDAGLQSTPSHQPPHTHTGHAYSPCKAHCPQTPLSAGSHHHHDGHVP, encoded by the exons ATGGCTGGGGGTGTGTGGGGCCGGGCCCGGGGTGGTCCTGTGGGGGCCCTAACTCTGACAGCCCTGGCTGAAAGGATCCGGACCAGCCAGGGACAGCCCATGAGACCTCCCTCCCAGGGCCCTCAGCCTGAACCTGAGCTTAAACCTGAGGCAGAGCCGGCAGCTGCCCGGGAGCCCTGCTCCCCATCCCCCGCCCAGGAGTCAGACCCCAAGGGACCCAATCAG ACCCTCCAGAGTTCCTGGGAGAAGGGCACCCTCTCTGACCTGGCACTGTACACAGCTGCCTGCCTGGAAGAGGCTAGCCTCACGGGGACTCAGGCGACCGCGTTCACCCTGTCTTCGGCACTGGAAGCCAGGGGAGAGCGGCTGGAGGACCAG GTGCACGCCCTGGTGCTCGGGCTGCTGGCACAGGTGCCCAGCCTGGCAGAGGGGAGGCCCCGGCAGGCGGCCCTGCGGGTGCTGAGCTCCTTGGCCCTGGAGCACTCACAGGACGTGGTGTGTGCATTGCTGCCCTGCTCACTGCCCCCTGACCG GGCGGCGGCTGAACTGTGGCGCAGTCTGAGCCGGAACCAGCGCGTGAACGGGCAGGTGCTGGTGCAGTTGCTGTGGGCGCTCAAGGGCACAGCTGGACCCGAGCAGAAGGCACTGGCA GCCATTCGCGCCCTTGGGGAGATGTTGTCTGTGTCCGGCTGTGTGGGTGCCACACGGGGCTTCTACCCACACCTCCTCCTGGCGCTGGTCACACAGCTGCATGAGCTGGCCCAGGGCCCACACTGCCTTGACTCCCCCAGAGTTTGGGCCCCATCTGACCGTGGGCCACCGCACAGCCACGCCAG CTGTGCAGTGGAGGCCTTGAAGGCCCTGCTCACCGGGGACGGTGGCCGCATGGTGGTCACGTGCATGGAGcaggctggaggctggaggaggCTGGCGGGACACCACACCCACCTGGAGGGTGTCTTGCTGCTGGCCAG GCTGCGCAGCACCAACAACACTCAGCGTCTTACGGCTATGGCTTTCTTCACCGGG CTGTTGCAGAGCGGGCCCACTGCGCGTCTCCTGCAGGAGGAGGTCATCTTGGAGCGGCTCCGCGCCTGGCAGGGCGACCCCGACCCCACCGTGCGCTGGCTGGGCCTGCTTGGCCTTGGCCATCTGGCCCTGAACCGCGGGAAG GTGAGGCACGTGAAGGTGCTGCTGCCCGTGCTTCTGGGCGCGCTCGGTGAGGGCGATGTGCGACTTGTGGGCGCCGCGCTGGGCGCGCTACGGAGGGTCCTGCTGCAGCCTCAGGCTCCCGTCCGGCGCCTGAGCACTGAGCTGGGGCCGTACCTCCCGCCCCTGCTGGACGAC GCCCGGGACTCCATCCGCTCCTCGGCGGTCGGCCTTCTTGGGACGCTGGTgcggcggggccggggcgggcTTCGGCTGGGACTGCGAGGCCCCCTGAGGAAGCTCGTGCTGAAGAGTTTGGTGCCGCTGCTTCTGCGCCTGCATGATCCCAGCTTGGATGCTGCAGAG AGCTCCGAGTGGACTCTCGCCCGCTGTGACAGAGCCCTGCGCTGGGGCCTGCTGGAGGAGGTGGTCACTGTGGCCCACTACGACAGCCCCGAGGCCCTCAGCCGCATCTGCCGCCACCTG GTTCAGTGGTACCCGAACCATGTGCCCAGCTTCCTGAGCCAGACCCAGGGCTACCTGAGGAGTCCACAGGACCCCCTCCGCCGGGCAGCTGCCGTGCTCATAG GCTTCCTTGTCCATCACACCAGCCCCCGCCGCATCAACCAGGACCTACTGGACTCCCTGTTCCAGG ACCTGGGGCAGCTGCAGAGCGACCCGGAGCCGGCTGTGGTCGCCGCTGCACAAGTATCCTCCCAGCAG GTGGGGGCTGGGCTCAGCCCTGTGAAGGCCGGGGGTCCGAGTCTCGCACCCCACTGCACTGTTGTCAGCTCCGGCACACTCCAGTTGAGATGCACCCTGGGCCTGGTGCTGGACGCCGGTCTACAGTCTACGCCCTCCCACCaacccccacatacacacacaggccATGCCTACAGCCCCTGCAAGGCCCACTGCCCACAGACTCCTCTCTCTGCAGGAAGTCACCACCACCATGATGGCCACGTTCCCTAG
- the MROH6 gene encoding maestro heat-like repeat-containing protein family member 6 isoform X5, with product MAGGVWGRARGGPVGALTLTALAERIRTSQGQPMRPPSQGPQPEPELKPEAEPAAAREPCSPSPAQESDPKGPNQLPAWKRLASRGLRRPRSPCLRHWKPGESGWRTRAAAELWRSLSRNQRVNGQVLVQLLWALKGTAGPEQKALAAIRALGEMLSVSGCVGATRGFYPHLLLALVTQLHELAQGPHCLDSPRVWAPSDRGPPHSHASCAVEALKALLTGDGGRMVVTCMEQAGGWRRLAGHHTHLEGVLLLASAMVAHADHHLRGLFADLLPRLRSTNNTQRLTAMAFFTGLLQSGPTARLLQEEVILERLRAWQGDPDPTVRWLGLLGLGHLALNRGKVRHVKVLLPVLLGALGEGDVRLVGAALGALRRVLLQPQAPVRRLSTELGPYLPPLLDDARDSIRSSAVGLLGTLVRRGRGGLRLGLRGPLRKLVLKSLVPLLLRLHDPSLDAAESSEWTLARCDRALRWGLLEEVVTVAHYDSPEALSRICRHLVQWYPNHVPSFLSQTQGYLRSPQDPLRRAAAVLIGFLVHHTSPRRINQDLLDSLFQDLGQLQSDPEPAVVAAAQVSSQQVGAGLSPVKAGGPSLAPHCTVVSSGTLQLRCTLGLVLDAGLQSTPSHQPPHTHTGHAYSPCKAHCPQTPLSAGSHHHHDGHVP from the exons ATGGCTGGGGGTGTGTGGGGCCGGGCCCGGGGTGGTCCTGTGGGGGCCCTAACTCTGACAGCCCTGGCTGAAAGGATCCGGACCAGCCAGGGACAGCCCATGAGACCTCCCTCCCAGGGCCCTCAGCCTGAACCTGAGCTTAAACCTGAGGCAGAGCCGGCAGCTGCCCGGGAGCCCTGCTCCCCATCCCCCGCCCAGGAGTCAGACCCCAAGGGACCCAATCAG CTGCCTGCCTGGAAGAGGCTAGCCTCACGGGGACTCAGGCGACCGCGTTCACCCTGTCTTCGGCACTGGAAGCCAGGGGAGAGCGGCTGGAGGACCAG GGCGGCGGCTGAACTGTGGCGCAGTCTGAGCCGGAACCAGCGCGTGAACGGGCAGGTGCTGGTGCAGTTGCTGTGGGCGCTCAAGGGCACAGCTGGACCCGAGCAGAAGGCACTGGCA GCCATTCGCGCCCTTGGGGAGATGTTGTCTGTGTCCGGCTGTGTGGGTGCCACACGGGGCTTCTACCCACACCTCCTCCTGGCGCTGGTCACACAGCTGCATGAGCTGGCCCAGGGCCCACACTGCCTTGACTCCCCCAGAGTTTGGGCCCCATCTGACCGTGGGCCACCGCACAGCCACGCCAG CTGTGCAGTGGAGGCCTTGAAGGCCCTGCTCACCGGGGACGGTGGCCGCATGGTGGTCACGTGCATGGAGcaggctggaggctggaggaggCTGGCGGGACACCACACCCACCTGGAGGGTGTCTTGCTGCTGGCCAG CGCCATGGTGGCCCACGCGGACCACCACCTGCGGGGCCTGTTTGCTGACTTGCTGCCCAGGCTGCGCAGCACCAACAACACTCAGCGTCTTACGGCTATGGCTTTCTTCACCGGG CTGTTGCAGAGCGGGCCCACTGCGCGTCTCCTGCAGGAGGAGGTCATCTTGGAGCGGCTCCGCGCCTGGCAGGGCGACCCCGACCCCACCGTGCGCTGGCTGGGCCTGCTTGGCCTTGGCCATCTGGCCCTGAACCGCGGGAAG GTGAGGCACGTGAAGGTGCTGCTGCCCGTGCTTCTGGGCGCGCTCGGTGAGGGCGATGTGCGACTTGTGGGCGCCGCGCTGGGCGCGCTACGGAGGGTCCTGCTGCAGCCTCAGGCTCCCGTCCGGCGCCTGAGCACTGAGCTGGGGCCGTACCTCCCGCCCCTGCTGGACGAC GCCCGGGACTCCATCCGCTCCTCGGCGGTCGGCCTTCTTGGGACGCTGGTgcggcggggccggggcgggcTTCGGCTGGGACTGCGAGGCCCCCTGAGGAAGCTCGTGCTGAAGAGTTTGGTGCCGCTGCTTCTGCGCCTGCATGATCCCAGCTTGGATGCTGCAGAG AGCTCCGAGTGGACTCTCGCCCGCTGTGACAGAGCCCTGCGCTGGGGCCTGCTGGAGGAGGTGGTCACTGTGGCCCACTACGACAGCCCCGAGGCCCTCAGCCGCATCTGCCGCCACCTG GTTCAGTGGTACCCGAACCATGTGCCCAGCTTCCTGAGCCAGACCCAGGGCTACCTGAGGAGTCCACAGGACCCCCTCCGCCGGGCAGCTGCCGTGCTCATAG GCTTCCTTGTCCATCACACCAGCCCCCGCCGCATCAACCAGGACCTACTGGACTCCCTGTTCCAGG ACCTGGGGCAGCTGCAGAGCGACCCGGAGCCGGCTGTGGTCGCCGCTGCACAAGTATCCTCCCAGCAG GTGGGGGCTGGGCTCAGCCCTGTGAAGGCCGGGGGTCCGAGTCTCGCACCCCACTGCACTGTTGTCAGCTCCGGCACACTCCAGTTGAGATGCACCCTGGGCCTGGTGCTGGACGCCGGTCTACAGTCTACGCCCTCCCACCaacccccacatacacacacaggccATGCCTACAGCCCCTGCAAGGCCCACTGCCCACAGACTCCTCTCTCTGCAGGAAGTCACCACCACCATGATGGCCACGTTCCCTAG
- the MROH6 gene encoding maestro heat-like repeat-containing protein family member 6 isoform X2, translated as MAGGVWGRARGGPVGALTLTALAERIRTSQGQPMRPPSQGPQPEPELKPEAEPAAAREPCSPSPAQESDPKGPNQTLQSSWEKGTLSDLALYTAACLEEASLTGTQATAFTLSSALEARGERLEDQVHALVLGLLAQVPSLAEGRPRQAALRVLSSLALEHSQDVVCALLPCSLPPDRAAAELWRSLSRNQRVNGQVLVQLLWALKGTAGPEQKALAAIRALGEMLSVSGCVGATRGFYPHLLLALVTQLHELAQGPHCLDSPRVWAPSDRGPPHSHASCAVEALKALLTGDGGRMVVTCMEQAGGWRRLAGHHTHLEGVLLLASAMVAHADHHLRGLFADLLPRLRSTNNTQRLTAMAFFTGLLQSGPTARLLQEEVILERLRAWQGDPDPTVRWLGLLGLGHLALNRGKVRHVKVLLPVLLGALGEGDVRLVGAALGALRRVLLQPQAPVRRLSTELGPYLPPLLDDARDSIRSSAVGLLGTLVRRGRGGLRLGLRGPLRKLVLKSLVPLLLRLHDPSLDAAESSEWTLARCDRALRWGLLEEVVTVAHYDSPEALSRICRHLVQWYPNHVPSFLSQTQGYLRSPQDPLRRAAAVLIGFLVHHTSPRRINQDLLDSLFQDLGQLQSDPEPAVVAAAQVSSQQVGAGLSPVKAGGPSLAPHCTVVSSGTLQLRCTLGLVLDAGLQSTPSHQPPHTHTGHAYSPCKAHCPQTPLSAGSHHHHDGHVP; from the exons ATGGCTGGGGGTGTGTGGGGCCGGGCCCGGGGTGGTCCTGTGGGGGCCCTAACTCTGACAGCCCTGGCTGAAAGGATCCGGACCAGCCAGGGACAGCCCATGAGACCTCCCTCCCAGGGCCCTCAGCCTGAACCTGAGCTTAAACCTGAGGCAGAGCCGGCAGCTGCCCGGGAGCCCTGCTCCCCATCCCCCGCCCAGGAGTCAGACCCCAAGGGACCCAATCAG ACCCTCCAGAGTTCCTGGGAGAAGGGCACCCTCTCTGACCTGGCACTGTACACAGCTGCCTGCCTGGAAGAGGCTAGCCTCACGGGGACTCAGGCGACCGCGTTCACCCTGTCTTCGGCACTGGAAGCCAGGGGAGAGCGGCTGGAGGACCAG GTGCACGCCCTGGTGCTCGGGCTGCTGGCACAGGTGCCCAGCCTGGCAGAGGGGAGGCCCCGGCAGGCGGCCCTGCGGGTGCTGAGCTCCTTGGCCCTGGAGCACTCACAGGACGTGGTGTGTGCATTGCTGCCCTGCTCACTGCCCCCTGACCG GGCGGCGGCTGAACTGTGGCGCAGTCTGAGCCGGAACCAGCGCGTGAACGGGCAGGTGCTGGTGCAGTTGCTGTGGGCGCTCAAGGGCACAGCTGGACCCGAGCAGAAGGCACTGGCA GCCATTCGCGCCCTTGGGGAGATGTTGTCTGTGTCCGGCTGTGTGGGTGCCACACGGGGCTTCTACCCACACCTCCTCCTGGCGCTGGTCACACAGCTGCATGAGCTGGCCCAGGGCCCACACTGCCTTGACTCCCCCAGAGTTTGGGCCCCATCTGACCGTGGGCCACCGCACAGCCACGCCAG CTGTGCAGTGGAGGCCTTGAAGGCCCTGCTCACCGGGGACGGTGGCCGCATGGTGGTCACGTGCATGGAGcaggctggaggctggaggaggCTGGCGGGACACCACACCCACCTGGAGGGTGTCTTGCTGCTGGCCAG CGCCATGGTGGCCCACGCGGACCACCACCTGCGGGGCCTGTTTGCTGACTTGCTGCCCAGGCTGCGCAGCACCAACAACACTCAGCGTCTTACGGCTATGGCTTTCTTCACCGGG CTGTTGCAGAGCGGGCCCACTGCGCGTCTCCTGCAGGAGGAGGTCATCTTGGAGCGGCTCCGCGCCTGGCAGGGCGACCCCGACCCCACCGTGCGCTGGCTGGGCCTGCTTGGCCTTGGCCATCTGGCCCTGAACCGCGGGAAG GTGAGGCACGTGAAGGTGCTGCTGCCCGTGCTTCTGGGCGCGCTCGGTGAGGGCGATGTGCGACTTGTGGGCGCCGCGCTGGGCGCGCTACGGAGGGTCCTGCTGCAGCCTCAGGCTCCCGTCCGGCGCCTGAGCACTGAGCTGGGGCCGTACCTCCCGCCCCTGCTGGACGAC GCCCGGGACTCCATCCGCTCCTCGGCGGTCGGCCTTCTTGGGACGCTGGTgcggcggggccggggcgggcTTCGGCTGGGACTGCGAGGCCCCCTGAGGAAGCTCGTGCTGAAGAGTTTGGTGCCGCTGCTTCTGCGCCTGCATGATCCCAGCTTGGATGCTGCAGAG AGCTCCGAGTGGACTCTCGCCCGCTGTGACAGAGCCCTGCGCTGGGGCCTGCTGGAGGAGGTGGTCACTGTGGCCCACTACGACAGCCCCGAGGCCCTCAGCCGCATCTGCCGCCACCTG GTTCAGTGGTACCCGAACCATGTGCCCAGCTTCCTGAGCCAGACCCAGGGCTACCTGAGGAGTCCACAGGACCCCCTCCGCCGGGCAGCTGCCGTGCTCATAG GCTTCCTTGTCCATCACACCAGCCCCCGCCGCATCAACCAGGACCTACTGGACTCCCTGTTCCAGG ACCTGGGGCAGCTGCAGAGCGACCCGGAGCCGGCTGTGGTCGCCGCTGCACAAGTATCCTCCCAGCAG GTGGGGGCTGGGCTCAGCCCTGTGAAGGCCGGGGGTCCGAGTCTCGCACCCCACTGCACTGTTGTCAGCTCCGGCACACTCCAGTTGAGATGCACCCTGGGCCTGGTGCTGGACGCCGGTCTACAGTCTACGCCCTCCCACCaacccccacatacacacacaggccATGCCTACAGCCCCTGCAAGGCCCACTGCCCACAGACTCCTCTCTCTGCAGGAAGTCACCACCACCATGATGGCCACGTTCCCTAG
- the MROH6 gene encoding maestro heat-like repeat-containing protein family member 6 isoform X4, which yields MAGGVWGRARGGPVGALTLTALAERIRTSQGQPMRPPSQGPQPEPELKPEAEPAAAREPCSPSPAQESDPKGPNQTLQSSWEKGTLSDLALYTAACLEEASLTGTQATAFTLSSALEARGERLEDQVHALVLGLLAQVPSLAEGRPRQAALRVLSSLALEHSQDVVCALLPCSLPPDRAAAELWRSLSRNQRVNGQVLVQLLWALKGTAGPEQKALAAIRALGEMLSVSGCVGATRGFYPHLLLALVTQLHELAQGPHCLDSPRVWAPSDRGPPHSHASCAVEALKALLTGDGGRMVVTCMEQAGGWRRLAGHHTHLEGVLLLASAMVAHADHHLRGLFADLLPRLRSTNNTQRLTAMAFFTGLLQSGPTARLLQEEVILERLRAWQGDPDPTVRWLGLLGLGHLALNRGKVRHVKVLLPVLLGALGEGDVRLVGAALGALRRVLLQPQAPVRRLSTELGPYLPPLLDDARDSIRSSAVGLLGTLVRRGRGGLRLGLRGPLRKLVLKSLVPLLLRLHDPSLDAAESSEWTLARCDRALRWGLLEEVVTVAHYDSPEALSRICRHLVQWYPNHVPSFLSQTQGYLRSPQDPLRRAAAVLIGFLVHHTSPRRINQDLLDSLFQDLGQLQSDPEPAVVAAAQVSSQQVTLLAQAQGSRWGLRFPRLLLRRPRPVRPPPVFPDSTFQRRSIAGRWGCSGPG from the exons ATGGCTGGGGGTGTGTGGGGCCGGGCCCGGGGTGGTCCTGTGGGGGCCCTAACTCTGACAGCCCTGGCTGAAAGGATCCGGACCAGCCAGGGACAGCCCATGAGACCTCCCTCCCAGGGCCCTCAGCCTGAACCTGAGCTTAAACCTGAGGCAGAGCCGGCAGCTGCCCGGGAGCCCTGCTCCCCATCCCCCGCCCAGGAGTCAGACCCCAAGGGACCCAATCAG ACCCTCCAGAGTTCCTGGGAGAAGGGCACCCTCTCTGACCTGGCACTGTACACAGCTGCCTGCCTGGAAGAGGCTAGCCTCACGGGGACTCAGGCGACCGCGTTCACCCTGTCTTCGGCACTGGAAGCCAGGGGAGAGCGGCTGGAGGACCAG GTGCACGCCCTGGTGCTCGGGCTGCTGGCACAGGTGCCCAGCCTGGCAGAGGGGAGGCCCCGGCAGGCGGCCCTGCGGGTGCTGAGCTCCTTGGCCCTGGAGCACTCACAGGACGTGGTGTGTGCATTGCTGCCCTGCTCACTGCCCCCTGACCG GGCGGCGGCTGAACTGTGGCGCAGTCTGAGCCGGAACCAGCGCGTGAACGGGCAGGTGCTGGTGCAGTTGCTGTGGGCGCTCAAGGGCACAGCTGGACCCGAGCAGAAGGCACTGGCA GCCATTCGCGCCCTTGGGGAGATGTTGTCTGTGTCCGGCTGTGTGGGTGCCACACGGGGCTTCTACCCACACCTCCTCCTGGCGCTGGTCACACAGCTGCATGAGCTGGCCCAGGGCCCACACTGCCTTGACTCCCCCAGAGTTTGGGCCCCATCTGACCGTGGGCCACCGCACAGCCACGCCAG CTGTGCAGTGGAGGCCTTGAAGGCCCTGCTCACCGGGGACGGTGGCCGCATGGTGGTCACGTGCATGGAGcaggctggaggctggaggaggCTGGCGGGACACCACACCCACCTGGAGGGTGTCTTGCTGCTGGCCAG CGCCATGGTGGCCCACGCGGACCACCACCTGCGGGGCCTGTTTGCTGACTTGCTGCCCAGGCTGCGCAGCACCAACAACACTCAGCGTCTTACGGCTATGGCTTTCTTCACCGGG CTGTTGCAGAGCGGGCCCACTGCGCGTCTCCTGCAGGAGGAGGTCATCTTGGAGCGGCTCCGCGCCTGGCAGGGCGACCCCGACCCCACCGTGCGCTGGCTGGGCCTGCTTGGCCTTGGCCATCTGGCCCTGAACCGCGGGAAG GTGAGGCACGTGAAGGTGCTGCTGCCCGTGCTTCTGGGCGCGCTCGGTGAGGGCGATGTGCGACTTGTGGGCGCCGCGCTGGGCGCGCTACGGAGGGTCCTGCTGCAGCCTCAGGCTCCCGTCCGGCGCCTGAGCACTGAGCTGGGGCCGTACCTCCCGCCCCTGCTGGACGAC GCCCGGGACTCCATCCGCTCCTCGGCGGTCGGCCTTCTTGGGACGCTGGTgcggcggggccggggcgggcTTCGGCTGGGACTGCGAGGCCCCCTGAGGAAGCTCGTGCTGAAGAGTTTGGTGCCGCTGCTTCTGCGCCTGCATGATCCCAGCTTGGATGCTGCAGAG AGCTCCGAGTGGACTCTCGCCCGCTGTGACAGAGCCCTGCGCTGGGGCCTGCTGGAGGAGGTGGTCACTGTGGCCCACTACGACAGCCCCGAGGCCCTCAGCCGCATCTGCCGCCACCTG GTTCAGTGGTACCCGAACCATGTGCCCAGCTTCCTGAGCCAGACCCAGGGCTACCTGAGGAGTCCACAGGACCCCCTCCGCCGGGCAGCTGCCGTGCTCATAG GCTTCCTTGTCCATCACACCAGCCCCCGCCGCATCAACCAGGACCTACTGGACTCCCTGTTCCAGG ACCTGGGGCAGCTGCAGAGCGACCCGGAGCCGGCTGTGGTCGCCGCTGCACAAGTATCCTCCCAGCAGGTGACGCTGCTGGCCCAAGCGCAAGGCAGTCGGTGGGGCCTGCGCTTCCCCCGCCTCCTCCTGCGGCGGCCCCGCCCGGTCCGGCCCCCGCCCGTCTTCCCCGACAGCACCTTCCAGCGCCGGAGCATTGCAGGCCGGTGGGGCTGCTCCGGACCCGGCTGA
- the MROH6 gene encoding maestro heat-like repeat-containing protein family member 6 isoform X1, producing MAGGVWGRARGGPVGALTLTALAERIRTSQGQPMRPPSQGPQPEPELKPEAEPAAAREPCSPSPAQESDPKGPNQTLQSSWEKGTLSDLALYTAACLEEASLTGTQATAFTLSSALEARGERLEDQVHALVLGLLAQVPSLAEGRPRQAALRVLSSLALEHSQDVVCALLPCSLPPDRAAAELWRSLSRNQRVNGQVLVQLLWALKGTAGPEQKALAAIRALGEMLSVSGCVGATRGFYPHLLLALVTQLHELAQGPHCLDSPRVWAPSDRGPPHSHASCAVEALKALLTGDGGRMVVTCMEQAGGWRRLAGHHTHLEGVLLLASAMVAHADHHLRGLFADLLPRLRSTNNTQRLTAMAFFTGLLQSGPTARLLQEEVILERLRAWQGDPDPTVRWLGLLGLGHLALNRGKVRHVKVLLPVLLGALGEGDVRLVGAALGALRRVLLQPQAPVRRLSTELGPYLPPLLDDARDSIRSSAVGLLGTLVRRGRGGLRLGLRGPLRKLVLKSLVPLLLRLHDPSLDAAESSEWTLARCDRALRWGLLEEVVTVAHYDSPEALSRICRHLVQWYPNHVPSFLSQTQGYLRSPQDPLRRAAAVLIGEAVWVSSCPLHPQFRELVSPCLLGILLGTWGQHSWVCLGPGFLVHHTSPRRINQDLLDSLFQDLGQLQSDPEPAVVAAAQVSSQQVTLLAQAQGSRWGLRFPRLLLRRPRPVRPPPVFPDSTFQRRSIAGRWGCSGPG from the exons ATGGCTGGGGGTGTGTGGGGCCGGGCCCGGGGTGGTCCTGTGGGGGCCCTAACTCTGACAGCCCTGGCTGAAAGGATCCGGACCAGCCAGGGACAGCCCATGAGACCTCCCTCCCAGGGCCCTCAGCCTGAACCTGAGCTTAAACCTGAGGCAGAGCCGGCAGCTGCCCGGGAGCCCTGCTCCCCATCCCCCGCCCAGGAGTCAGACCCCAAGGGACCCAATCAG ACCCTCCAGAGTTCCTGGGAGAAGGGCACCCTCTCTGACCTGGCACTGTACACAGCTGCCTGCCTGGAAGAGGCTAGCCTCACGGGGACTCAGGCGACCGCGTTCACCCTGTCTTCGGCACTGGAAGCCAGGGGAGAGCGGCTGGAGGACCAG GTGCACGCCCTGGTGCTCGGGCTGCTGGCACAGGTGCCCAGCCTGGCAGAGGGGAGGCCCCGGCAGGCGGCCCTGCGGGTGCTGAGCTCCTTGGCCCTGGAGCACTCACAGGACGTGGTGTGTGCATTGCTGCCCTGCTCACTGCCCCCTGACCG GGCGGCGGCTGAACTGTGGCGCAGTCTGAGCCGGAACCAGCGCGTGAACGGGCAGGTGCTGGTGCAGTTGCTGTGGGCGCTCAAGGGCACAGCTGGACCCGAGCAGAAGGCACTGGCA GCCATTCGCGCCCTTGGGGAGATGTTGTCTGTGTCCGGCTGTGTGGGTGCCACACGGGGCTTCTACCCACACCTCCTCCTGGCGCTGGTCACACAGCTGCATGAGCTGGCCCAGGGCCCACACTGCCTTGACTCCCCCAGAGTTTGGGCCCCATCTGACCGTGGGCCACCGCACAGCCACGCCAG CTGTGCAGTGGAGGCCTTGAAGGCCCTGCTCACCGGGGACGGTGGCCGCATGGTGGTCACGTGCATGGAGcaggctggaggctggaggaggCTGGCGGGACACCACACCCACCTGGAGGGTGTCTTGCTGCTGGCCAG CGCCATGGTGGCCCACGCGGACCACCACCTGCGGGGCCTGTTTGCTGACTTGCTGCCCAGGCTGCGCAGCACCAACAACACTCAGCGTCTTACGGCTATGGCTTTCTTCACCGGG CTGTTGCAGAGCGGGCCCACTGCGCGTCTCCTGCAGGAGGAGGTCATCTTGGAGCGGCTCCGCGCCTGGCAGGGCGACCCCGACCCCACCGTGCGCTGGCTGGGCCTGCTTGGCCTTGGCCATCTGGCCCTGAACCGCGGGAAG GTGAGGCACGTGAAGGTGCTGCTGCCCGTGCTTCTGGGCGCGCTCGGTGAGGGCGATGTGCGACTTGTGGGCGCCGCGCTGGGCGCGCTACGGAGGGTCCTGCTGCAGCCTCAGGCTCCCGTCCGGCGCCTGAGCACTGAGCTGGGGCCGTACCTCCCGCCCCTGCTGGACGAC GCCCGGGACTCCATCCGCTCCTCGGCGGTCGGCCTTCTTGGGACGCTGGTgcggcggggccggggcgggcTTCGGCTGGGACTGCGAGGCCCCCTGAGGAAGCTCGTGCTGAAGAGTTTGGTGCCGCTGCTTCTGCGCCTGCATGATCCCAGCTTGGATGCTGCAGAG AGCTCCGAGTGGACTCTCGCCCGCTGTGACAGAGCCCTGCGCTGGGGCCTGCTGGAGGAGGTGGTCACTGTGGCCCACTACGACAGCCCCGAGGCCCTCAGCCGCATCTGCCGCCACCTG GTTCAGTGGTACCCGAACCATGTGCCCAGCTTCCTGAGCCAGACCCAGGGCTACCTGAGGAGTCCACAGGACCCCCTCCGCCGGGCAGCTGCCGTGCTCATAGGTGAGGCAGTCTGGGTGTCAAGCTGTCCCTTGCACCCCCAGTTCCGTGAGTTGGTTAGCCCCTGCCTTCTGGGGATCCTTCTGGGGACGTGGGGCCAGCACTCATGGGTTTGCCTTGGTCCAGGCTTCCTTGTCCATCACACCAGCCCCCGCCGCATCAACCAGGACCTACTGGACTCCCTGTTCCAGG ACCTGGGGCAGCTGCAGAGCGACCCGGAGCCGGCTGTGGTCGCCGCTGCACAAGTATCCTCCCAGCAGGTGACGCTGCTGGCCCAAGCGCAAGGCAGTCGGTGGGGCCTGCGCTTCCCCCGCCTCCTCCTGCGGCGGCCCCGCCCGGTCCGGCCCCCGCCCGTCTTCCCCGACAGCACCTTCCAGCGCCGGAGCATTGCAGGCCGGTGGGGCTGCTCCGGACCCGGCTGA